From a region of the Zerene cesonia ecotype Mississippi chromosome 11, Zerene_cesonia_1.1, whole genome shotgun sequence genome:
- the LOC119830307 gene encoding replication factor C subunit 4 isoform X1, whose translation MQAFLKTGKITASDKASTSSTKTTKKKPPAPWVEKYRPKTIDDIVDQGEVVQVLRECLSGSDLPHLLFYGPPGTGKTSAILAAARQLFGDITRDRVLELNASDERGIQVIRDKVKSFAQLTVSNTKPDGRPCPAYKLVILDEADSMTNAAQAALRRTMERETRTTRFCLICNYVSRIIPPITSRCSKFRFKPLARENVIKRLREICESEGVDVGEGEVLHQAVDTCDGDLRRALTALQCCQRLLGKITAEGLIEVTGLVPDKLVNEYLSIKNYSELEQFVEKFLMDAYSASQLLEQLSATVVNSGHLTNKQKCCISEKLAVCSHRLLDGGAEVMQLTDLGCTIIMANNNP comes from the exons ccgACCGAAAACTATAGACGATATAGTGGATCAGGGAGAGGTTGTACAGGTTTTGAGGGAATGCTTATCTGGCAGCGATTTGCCTcaccttttattttatggacCTCCCGGAACAGGAAAAACCAGTGCGATATTAGCTGCAGCTCGTCAGCTCTTTGGAGATATTACTCGGGATCGTGTTTTAGAATTAAATGCTTCTGATGAACGCGGCATTCAAGTTATCAGGGATAAAGTGAAATCTTTCGCTCAATTAACTGTTAGCAACACCAAACCAGA TGGTAGACCATGTCCAGCGTATAAACTAGTGATCCTCGATGAAGCAGACTCTATGACAAATGCGGCACAAGCAGCACTCCGTCGGACAATGGAGAGAGAGACTCGCACAACCCGGTTCTGCCTAATTTGCAACTATGTGTCGAGAATTATACCACCTATAACTAGTAGATGCTCTAAGTTCAGGTTTAAACCGTTGGCCagagaaaatgttataaaaag ATTGCGTGAAATATGTGAGTCGGAAGGTGTTGATGTTGGTGAGGGTGAGGTGTTACACCAGGCCGTGGATACTTGTGATGGAGACCTTCGCCGTGCGCTTACAGCGTTGCAATGCTGTCAACGATTGCTCGGCAAGATTACTGCAGAAGGACTTATTGAG GTGACAGGACTGGTTCCAGATAAATTAGTCAATGAATATCTGAGTATCAAGAACTATAGTGAATTGGAGCAATTTGTTGAAAA GTTTCTAATGGATGCATATTCCGCATCTCAGTTGTTAGAGCAGTTGAGTGCGACGGTGGTGAACAGCGGCCATttgacgaacaaacaaaaatgctGCATAAGCGAGAAGCTAGCTGTTTGCTCCCATAGGCTCCTAGATGGCGGGGCTGAAGTCATGCAACTCACCGACTTGGGCTGTACAATAATCATGGCCAATAATAACCCCTAA